The DNA region GCTAATTGCGCAAGGTAAGGAAGATGACTTGAAGGTATTGGATGACCTAATAAGTAGGATAGATGTAGAGAAGAAGGAAGCGGTAGTTGCGAAGGAGCTGCTTACAGTAGAGAGGGAAGGGGATAAGGTATATGTGAGTTGTGATTTAAGGAGTGCAGATATAAGGGAAGTATTGAGGGAACTTGGGAAGAAGGCAGATATAAACTTTGTAATAGATCAGAAGGTGACAGGGCAGATCGATCTCTATCTAAATAGGGTGGAACTTCCTGAGACTCTTGAGATATTAAGTAGAATCACTAATATTTCCTTTGAGAAAGTTGGTTCCGCAACCTTTGTCAAACCCTTAAATACAACTGTAACTACAGCAAAAGAGGGCACTCCTACTGTTACAAAAGAATACAAGCTAAAGTATATATCCTTGGATACTTTAAAATCTGTAGTATCAGGAATAGCAAAGGATGTAAGCTTCTATTATGATCAAACTTCAGGTCTTTTGTTGGTACAAGGGCCAGCAGATCAAGTTTCCTCTGTAGAAAGTATGATAGCGAAGCTTGATAAGCCTACTCCTCAAGTAAAAATTGATGTACAGGTAATTGAAGTATCAAGAGAAAATGTTAAGGATATTGGTATAGAGTGGAGTACAGGTAGTATTTCTACTGGATTACAAATTACAGCTAACCTGGGGTGGCAGGATCTCAGGGTAAGTATTGTGAATCCAGGACAAATTAGTGCTAACATTAGGGCATTAGAAACTCAAAATAAAGCTAGAATACTTGCTCAACCCAGTATGACTACTTTAAGTGGTAAGGCTACAAGGATCATGATTGGTGATAGAGTTCCATTAATCTCCTATGATGCTCAAGGTAATAGACAAGTAAGTTTTGTGGATGTAGGTATCATCTTAAATGTCACTCCTACAGTAAATGCTGATGGAACCATAACAGCTAATATAAATCCTCAGGTTAGTACAATTCAAGGCTATGTAAGTGATGTGCCTATAATTTCTACTCGTGAGGCTCAGACAATTGTCAATCTAAAAAATGGTGAAACTCTTGCTCTTGGAGGTTTGTTGAGACAAGAGGAAATAGATAGTATGTCAAAAGTACCACTTCTTGGAGATATACCTATACTAGGAGAACTGTTTAAGGCAAGAAAGACTCAGAAAGTGGAAAGAGAGCTTATTATACTAATTACACCAAAACTTATTGAGCAATAAGAGCTATGATAGAGAAAATCCAGGAGAGATTAAAGAAAGAAGATATAGATGCTATATGGATAAGCAATATAATAAATATTAGATATCTCACTGGTTTTACTGGATCTACAGCAGATTTGCTTGTTCTCAAGGAGGGGGGGTATATATTAGTAGACTCAAGATACTGGGAACAAGTAAATCACGAAGTTAGAAAAGTCAAACCAATATTAGTAGATGGAGACCTTAACTTATTTACTTTTCTGAAGGAATTGGAGAATAAAGATGGTTTAAAAAAAATTGGATTTGAAAGCTCAAATGTGGTTTATAGTACTTGGGTAAAATTAAGGGAGCTCCTTCAAAATATTGAATTAATTCCTTTAAGCCATTGGGTTGAAGAATTACGTATGGTTAAAACAGAAGATGAGATAGAAAAAATAAAGAAAGCATTAATGATAGCAGAACAAGCTTTTGAAAAAATACTACCTTTAATAAAGGTGGGAATAACGGAAAAAGATATTGCTATTGAGTTGGAATATCAAATGGCTAAATTAGGAAGTGAGAGACCTGCTTTTGATACTATAGTGGCTTCAGGTGAAAGAGGGGCTTTACCACATGGAAAAGCGAGCAATAAAAAGCTTATGGGTAATGAATTTATAGTTTTTGATTTTGGGGCGGTTTATGAAGGCTATCATTCTGATATTACTCGTACTATTTACTTTGGTAATCCTGGTGAAGAAGAAATTTTAATTTACAATATAGTTTTAGAAGCTCAAAAGAAAGCAGAAGAGGTTATTGAAGAAGGTATTCAATGTAATTTTGTAGATAAGGTTGCTCGTGATATAATTCAGGAGAATGGTTTTGGAAATTATTTTGGACATGGTTTGGGTCATGGTGTTGGACTTGAGATTCATGAGTTGCCAAGAGTCTCTCCGAAGAGTGAAACGGTTCTTAAAAAAGGAATGGTTATTACGGTGGAACCAGGAATTTATATACCTGGAAAATTTGGTATAAGGGTGGAGGATATGGTAGTAGTAGATAGCCATTGCTCAAAAATATTAAATAAACTTACTAACGATTTAATAATTATTTAAAGTAAAGGAGGTAAAAAGATAGATGATTTCTGTAAATGATTTTTATCCTGGATTAACTATTGAATTAGAAGGAGAAATATATATAGTTCTTGAATATCAACATGTTCATATGGCTCAAGGACAAGCAACGGTTAGAGTGAAGCTTAAAAATCTAAAAACAGGCAACGTAATAAGGAAAACTTTTAAATCTGATGAATATGTCCCTCAAGCTTTCATCAATAAGAGAGAGGCAGAATACTTATATAAACAGGGTGATGAATATTATTTCATTGATAATGAGAGTTTCGAGCAATATATTCTTACAGAAGAGCAATTAGGAGATGCCATAAAATATTTAAAAGAAGGGAATACAGTTAGTGTGTTATTTTACGAAGGAAATCCTATTGGAATCGAATTACCAACTACTGTGGTTTTAGAAGTTGTGGAAACAGATCCAGGTTTGAGAGGAGATACAGTCTCGGGCGGATCTAAACCTGCAAAACTTGAAACGGGTCTTGTAATTCAAGTTCCTTTATTCATACAGATAGGCGATAAGGTTGTTGTAGATACCAGATATGCTAAATATGTGGAGAGGGCATAGTAATATGAGAGAATGGAATTTAGAAGATTTAAAAGAGATTATAAATCTGTTCTCAAAGAGTAACCTATCAGAGTTAATAATAGAAAATGGGGAAAATAAATTAATATTGAAAAGAGGAGATAATGTAGTAAATATAATTTCAGATCAAGAAATCAAAAAAGAGCAAGAAACAAAGGGAATCTCTACCAGAGAGGAAGAAGGAGTATATATTACAGCTCCTCTTGTAGGAGTCTTTTATAGGTCTCCAGCTCCTGGAGCGCCTCCTTTTGTAGAAGAAGGAGATCTTGTTGAACCAGGACAGACAGTATGTATAATAGAAGCAATGAAATTAATGAATGAGATTAAGAGTCATGTAAGGGGAAGAGTAAAAAAGGTATTGGTAGAAAATGGTCAAGCAGTAGAATTTGGGCAAAAACTATTTTTAATAGAAACCGAAAGCAATGTTTAAGAAAATACTTATTGCTAATCGTGGCGAAATTGCGGTAAGAGTAATAAGAGCTTGCAGAGAATTGGGAATAAAAACAGTTGCGATCTATTCTGAAGCAGATAAAGAATCTCTTCATGTATATATGGCTGATGAAGCAATATGTATTGGCCCCCCACCAGCATCTCAAAGTTATTTAAATATACCTAATATAATAAGTGCAGCTTTGG from Dictyoglomus turgidum DSM 6724 includes:
- a CDS encoding M24 family metallopeptidase, with the protein product MIEKIQERLKKEDIDAIWISNIINIRYLTGFTGSTADLLVLKEGGYILVDSRYWEQVNHEVRKVKPILVDGDLNLFTFLKELENKDGLKKIGFESSNVVYSTWVKLRELLQNIELIPLSHWVEELRMVKTEDEIEKIKKALMIAEQAFEKILPLIKVGITEKDIAIELEYQMAKLGSERPAFDTIVASGERGALPHGKASNKKLMGNEFIVFDFGAVYEGYHSDITRTIYFGNPGEEEILIYNIVLEAQKKAEEVIEEGIQCNFVDKVARDIIQENGFGNYFGHGLGHGVGLEIHELPRVSPKSETVLKKGMVITVEPGIYIPGKFGIRVEDMVVVDSHCSKILNKLTNDLIII
- the efp gene encoding elongation factor P; protein product: MISVNDFYPGLTIELEGEIYIVLEYQHVHMAQGQATVRVKLKNLKTGNVIRKTFKSDEYVPQAFINKREAEYLYKQGDEYYFIDNESFEQYILTEEQLGDAIKYLKEGNTVSVLFYEGNPIGIELPTTVVLEVVETDPGLRGDTVSGGSKPAKLETGLVIQVPLFIQIGDKVVVDTRYAKYVERA
- the accB gene encoding acetyl-CoA carboxylase biotin carboxyl carrier protein, encoding MREWNLEDLKEIINLFSKSNLSELIIENGENKLILKRGDNVVNIISDQEIKKEQETKGISTREEEGVYITAPLVGVFYRSPAPGAPPFVEEGDLVEPGQTVCIIEAMKLMNEIKSHVRGRVKKVLVENGQAVEFGQKLFLIETESNV